One window from the genome of Bradyrhizobium xenonodulans encodes:
- a CDS encoding acyl-CoA desaturase → MYPQVLPFVLVHVGCVAAIWSGISWQAVTICVVLYWLRMFGITAGYHRYFSHRAYATSRLFQFILAFLAQSSAQKSVLWWAAKHRHHHLHSDTAHDVHSPRHKGFVYSHLGWIFYRQHDATDLVKVSDLAAYPELMWLHRLELLPAFVLAGLCFLIAGWSGLVVGFLWSTVLVYHATFCINSLAHVHGRRRYVTGDDSRNNWLLAFFTMGEGWHNNHHAYQASARQGFYWYEIDFTYYILVALSWFGIVRDLKAPPKQVLRNEHRLGSRVVKQAAEQLAARFNPEHIAQAIRTSIHETELSVRDTLVQLQHHADLRLASMPTREQLLAEAQRMFAKTISLDDIVDRAHELLNETVGFLLATPAPALATNAQPGTKGGG, encoded by the coding sequence ATGTATCCGCAGGTCCTGCCGTTCGTATTGGTCCACGTGGGATGTGTCGCGGCGATCTGGTCGGGAATTTCGTGGCAAGCGGTGACCATTTGCGTGGTTCTGTACTGGCTGCGCATGTTCGGGATCACGGCCGGGTATCATCGGTACTTCTCGCATCGGGCCTACGCGACCAGCCGGTTGTTTCAGTTCATCCTGGCCTTCCTGGCCCAGAGCAGCGCCCAGAAAAGCGTGTTGTGGTGGGCTGCCAAGCATCGCCATCATCATCTTCATTCCGATACGGCGCATGATGTGCATTCACCGCGGCACAAGGGCTTCGTCTACAGTCATCTCGGCTGGATATTCTACCGGCAGCACGATGCGACCGATCTCGTGAAAGTGTCGGACCTGGCGGCCTATCCCGAGTTGATGTGGCTGCACAGGCTGGAGCTTCTGCCGGCCTTCGTGCTCGCGGGCCTCTGCTTCCTCATTGCGGGGTGGTCAGGACTCGTGGTCGGCTTCCTCTGGAGCACCGTGCTGGTGTATCACGCCACGTTCTGCATCAATTCCCTCGCGCATGTTCACGGCCGCCGGCGGTATGTGACCGGCGATGACTCCCGCAACAATTGGCTGCTCGCATTCTTCACGATGGGTGAGGGGTGGCACAACAATCACCACGCCTATCAGGCCAGCGCGCGGCAGGGCTTCTATTGGTACGAGATCGACTTCACCTATTATATCCTGGTGGCCCTGTCCTGGTTCGGGATCGTCCGGGATTTGAAGGCGCCCCCGAAGCAGGTCCTGCGCAACGAGCATCGGTTGGGCTCGCGCGTGGTCAAGCAGGCGGCCGAGCAGCTCGCCGCCCGCTTCAATCCCGAGCACATCGCGCAGGCGATCAGGACCTCGATCCACGAGACCGAATTGTCGGTGCGGGATACGCTCGTTCAGTTGCAGCACCATGCCGATCTGCGTCTGGCCAGCATGCCGACCCGGGAGCAGCTGCTGGCTGAAGCACAGCGCATGTTCGCGAAGACGATCTCGCTGGACGACATCGTCGACCGTGCCCACGAGCTTCTGAACGAGACTGTTGGCTTTCTCCTCGCTACGCCTGCTCCCGCTCTTGCGACCAACGCGCAACCAGGGACGAAGGGCGGCGGCTAG
- a CDS encoding GGDEF domain-containing protein: MSQAGPILFVSNAERPPFIAALDEARLFPVVDTDWASAARAVEQVQPAAILAAMHAGHEPHMAPLARKIADQSPYLPFVALDAAGMLPHNALPFSSRGGNSDRLVARLRAALRIRTLHATVLRRLPEVKVALPDGDPARDATVLLIGRGATYPALSVALGERVGVVGALSIEAAAKHLNTRDLDGVVLAEGFTARVTDAFLTVLAEDTRFRSLPVVVTAHQLTQSYDLPNLELIPGEPAKVAANALPLIRQHAMEAQLSRTLRSIDAGGWLDPRSGLLTVEAFARDFAKAVEQTLARGGGLSVARFAFDPGNSRAQLDAARILSRLMRQMDFGAAQKDGSVIVVFAETDFRTAHMIARRLSAVMRHTSNGKHEMRSDPVVSVDSLSPSDTARSLLARLSADASRAAS; the protein is encoded by the coding sequence ATGTCCCAGGCGGGCCCGATCCTGTTTGTGTCCAACGCCGAGCGGCCGCCCTTCATTGCGGCGCTGGACGAGGCCCGATTGTTCCCCGTCGTCGACACCGACTGGGCCAGCGCGGCGCGCGCGGTCGAGCAGGTGCAACCGGCCGCGATTCTCGCCGCGATGCATGCCGGGCACGAGCCGCACATGGCGCCGCTCGCCAGGAAGATCGCGGATCAATCGCCCTATCTGCCCTTCGTGGCGCTGGATGCGGCGGGCATGCTCCCGCACAACGCCCTGCCCTTCTCCTCGCGCGGCGGCAATTCCGACCGCCTGGTCGCGCGGCTCCGCGCCGCGCTGCGCATCCGCACGCTCCATGCCACCGTGCTGCGCCGGCTGCCCGAGGTGAAGGTCGCGCTGCCGGACGGTGATCCGGCACGCGACGCCACCGTGCTCCTGATCGGCCGTGGTGCAACCTATCCCGCGCTGTCCGTCGCACTCGGCGAACGCGTTGGCGTCGTCGGCGCGCTCTCGATCGAGGCCGCCGCCAAACATCTCAACACCCGCGACCTCGACGGCGTCGTGCTCGCCGAGGGTTTTACGGCGCGCGTGACCGATGCCTTCCTCACAGTACTCGCCGAGGACACCCGCTTTCGCAGCCTGCCCGTGGTCGTCACCGCGCACCAACTCACGCAGAGCTACGATCTGCCCAATCTCGAGCTGATCCCGGGCGAGCCGGCCAAGGTCGCCGCCAATGCACTGCCGCTGATCCGCCAGCATGCGATGGAAGCGCAATTGAGCCGCACACTGCGCTCGATCGATGCCGGCGGCTGGCTCGATCCGCGCAGCGGCCTGCTCACGGTGGAAGCGTTCGCGCGTGATTTTGCCAAGGCCGTGGAGCAGACGCTCGCCCGCGGCGGCGGCCTCTCCGTGGCGCGCTTCGCCTTCGATCCCGGCAACTCCCGCGCCCAGCTCGACGCCGCGCGTATCCTGAGCCGCCTGATGCGGCAGATGGATTTTGGCGCGGCGCAGAAGGACGGCTCGGTCATCGTCGTGTTCGCGGAGACCGATTTCCGCACGGCGCATATGATCGCCCGCCGCCTGTCGGCGGTGATGCGGCACACGTCGAACGGCAAGCACGAGATGCGCAGCGATCCCGTGGTCAGCGTGGACTCGCTGTCGCCGTCGGATACGGCGCGGTCGCTGCTGGCGCGGCTGTCGGCGGACGCGTCAAGGGCAGCGTCGTAG
- the mfd gene encoding transcription-repair coupling factor, giving the protein MKPGLKSPAELLTPGRALTLANVAEGAEGLVVSDLARAIAARPKKPAVSLAVVCRDGARMQQLERALQFFAPDLPVLTFPAWDCQPYDRVSPHGGILAQRLTTLARLASLTGSDKPLIVLTTVNAVVQRVPARELVAAQALSVAPGNVVPMDTIVAWLEHNGYNRSSTVREPGEYAVRGGILDLFPAGLEQPVRFDFFGDSLESIRTFDAETQRTLRDMRALNLVPVSEFQLVTDTIRRFRMGYVAEFGAPERDDALYEAVSEGRRHPGMEHWLPLFQDRMDTLFDYLQGAPIAIEPQAEDAVRERFKQIQDYYEARRDAMEHPGGGAIYKPLPPDRLYLTDAEWTKREGEMPLVRLTQFSVPADGATIVDAGARKGRDFAPERNDTTVNVFESVVSHVMALHAQRKKVVIALWSEGSRDRMTSMLRDHKLTHTTSVNTWRTVQATPRNGTMLAVLGLESGFETDEIALISEQDILGDRLVRPRKGSRKLDNFISEVTSLTAGDIVVHADHGIGRFVGLQTLDVAGAPHDCLELHYAADAKLFLPVENIELLSRYGSDQTTVELDRLGGSGWQTRKAKLKNRIREIAGELIKIAAARHLHEAPKLPVQPGLYDEFCARFPYDETEDQLGAIESTLKDLELGRPMDRLICGDVGFGKTEVALRAAFAVALEGKQVAVVVPTTLLARQHAKTFTERFKGFPVNVAQASRLVATKELNLVKKGIADGSVDIVVGTHALLGKAIKFRDLGLVIVDEEQHFGVTHKERLKALRSEVHVLTLSATPIPRTLQLALTGVRELSIIASPPVDRLAVRTFVAPHDPLMIREALLRERYRGGQAFYVVPRIDDLAEVKDFLDKNVPEMKVAVAHGQMPPAVIEDIMTAFYDGKFDILLSTTIVESGLDIPNANTLIVHRADMFGLAQLYQLRGRVGRSKLRAYALFTLPAQQKITAQAERRLTVLQSLETLGAGFQLASHDLDIRGAGNLLGEEQSGHIKEVGFELYQSMLEEAIVNLKAGVSEPAADRWSPSITIGMPVLIPEDYVGDLSVRLSLYRRLADLDTEEEIENFGAEMRDRFGVLPDEVRYLFKVAAIKAFCRRANVGKIDAGPKGAVIAFRDNSFAHPERLVSFIKSHGQAAKVRPDMKVVFLQDWETPEERLAGTTEIMRQLAQLAESKKAA; this is encoded by the coding sequence ATGAAACCGGGTTTGAAGTCGCCGGCCGAGCTGCTCACGCCCGGCCGCGCGCTGACGCTTGCCAATGTCGCGGAAGGCGCCGAGGGCCTCGTCGTCTCCGATCTCGCGCGCGCCATCGCGGCGCGGCCGAAGAAGCCGGCCGTCAGCCTTGCCGTGGTCTGCCGCGACGGCGCGCGGATGCAGCAGCTCGAACGCGCGCTGCAATTCTTCGCGCCGGATCTGCCGGTGCTGACCTTCCCGGCCTGGGACTGCCAGCCCTATGACCGCGTCTCGCCGCATGGCGGCATCCTGGCGCAACGCCTGACCACGCTGGCACGACTGGCCTCGCTCACCGGCAGCGACAAGCCGCTGATCGTTTTGACGACCGTGAATGCCGTCGTGCAGCGGGTGCCCGCGCGCGAGCTCGTCGCGGCGCAGGCGCTGTCGGTCGCGCCGGGCAATGTCGTGCCGATGGACACCATCGTCGCCTGGCTGGAGCACAACGGCTACAATCGCTCGTCCACCGTGCGCGAGCCCGGCGAATATGCCGTGCGCGGCGGCATCCTCGACCTGTTTCCGGCCGGCCTCGAGCAGCCGGTGCGCTTCGACTTCTTCGGCGACAGCCTGGAATCGATCCGCACCTTCGACGCCGAGACCCAGCGCACGCTGCGGGACATGCGGGCGCTGAATCTGGTGCCGGTCTCGGAATTCCAGCTGGTCACCGACACGATCCGCCGGTTCCGCATGGGCTATGTCGCCGAGTTCGGCGCGCCCGAGCGCGACGATGCGCTGTACGAGGCCGTCAGCGAAGGCCGCCGCCATCCCGGCATGGAGCACTGGCTGCCGCTGTTCCAGGACCGGATGGACACGCTGTTCGACTATCTGCAAGGGGCTCCGATCGCGATCGAGCCGCAGGCCGAGGACGCCGTCCGCGAGCGCTTCAAGCAGATCCAGGACTATTACGAGGCCCGCCGCGATGCGATGGAGCATCCCGGCGGCGGCGCCATCTACAAGCCGCTGCCGCCTGACCGGCTCTATCTGACCGACGCCGAATGGACGAAGCGCGAGGGCGAGATGCCGCTGGTGCGGCTGACGCAGTTCTCGGTGCCCGCCGACGGCGCAACCATCGTCGATGCCGGCGCGCGCAAGGGCCGCGACTTCGCGCCTGAACGTAACGACACCACCGTCAACGTGTTCGAGTCCGTCGTCAGTCACGTGATGGCGCTGCATGCCCAGCGCAAGAAGGTCGTGATCGCGCTCTGGAGCGAAGGCTCGCGCGACCGCATGACTTCGATGCTGCGCGACCACAAGCTGACCCACACCACCAGCGTGAACACGTGGCGCACGGTGCAGGCGACCCCGCGCAACGGGACCATGCTGGCCGTGCTCGGCCTCGAAAGCGGTTTCGAGACCGACGAGATCGCGCTGATCAGCGAGCAAGATATTTTGGGCGACCGCCTGGTGCGGCCGCGCAAGGGGAGCCGCAAGCTCGACAATTTCATCTCGGAGGTGACGAGCCTCACGGCCGGCGACATCGTCGTCCATGCCGACCACGGCATCGGCCGCTTTGTCGGCTTGCAGACGCTCGACGTCGCCGGCGCGCCGCATGATTGTCTCGAATTGCATTATGCCGCTGACGCAAAACTATTCCTGCCGGTCGAGAACATCGAGCTGCTGTCGCGCTACGGCTCCGACCAGACCACCGTCGAGCTCGATCGTCTCGGCGGCTCCGGCTGGCAGACCCGCAAGGCAAAACTCAAGAACCGTATCCGCGAGATCGCGGGCGAGCTGATCAAGATCGCCGCCGCGCGCCATCTGCACGAGGCGCCGAAGCTGCCAGTGCAGCCGGGCCTCTACGACGAGTTCTGTGCGCGGTTCCCCTATGACGAGACCGAGGACCAGTTAGGGGCCATCGAATCCACCCTGAAGGACCTCGAGCTCGGCCGTCCGATGGACCGGCTGATCTGCGGTGACGTCGGCTTCGGCAAAACCGAGGTGGCGTTGCGCGCGGCGTTTGCCGTCGCGCTCGAAGGCAAGCAGGTCGCGGTCGTGGTGCCGACCACGCTGTTGGCGCGCCAGCACGCAAAAACTTTCACCGAGCGCTTCAAGGGCTTTCCGGTGAACGTGGCGCAGGCCTCGCGTCTGGTTGCGACCAAGGAGCTCAACCTCGTAAAGAAGGGCATTGCCGACGGCTCGGTCGACATCGTCGTCGGCACCCACGCGCTGCTCGGCAAGGCCATCAAGTTCCGCGATCTCGGCCTCGTCATCGTCGACGAGGAGCAGCATTTTGGCGTCACTCACAAGGAGCGGCTGAAGGCGCTGCGTTCCGAAGTGCACGTGCTGACGCTGTCGGCGACGCCGATCCCGCGCACGCTGCAACTGGCGCTCACCGGCGTCCGCGAGCTCTCGATCATTGCCTCGCCTCCCGTGGACCGTCTCGCGGTCCGTACCTTCGTCGCCCCGCACGATCCGCTGATGATCCGCGAGGCGCTGCTGCGCGAGCGCTATCGCGGCGGCCAGGCGTTCTACGTGGTGCCGCGCATCGACGACCTCGCCGAGGTCAAGGACTTCCTCGACAAGAACGTGCCGGAGATGAAGGTTGCGGTCGCCCACGGCCAGATGCCGCCCGCCGTGATCGAGGACATCATGACCGCGTTCTACGACGGCAAGTTCGACATCCTGCTGTCGACGACCATCGTCGAATCCGGCCTCGACATCCCCAACGCCAACACGTTGATCGTGCACCGCGCCGATATGTTCGGCCTCGCGCAGCTCTATCAGCTCCGCGGCCGCGTCGGCCGTTCCAAGCTGCGGGCCTATGCGCTGTTCACGCTGCCGGCGCAGCAGAAGATCACGGCGCAGGCCGAGCGCCGGCTCACCGTACTGCAATCGCTGGAGACGCTGGGCGCGGGCTTCCAGCTCGCCTCGCACGACCTCGACATCCGCGGCGCCGGCAATCTCTTGGGCGAGGAGCAGTCCGGCCACATCAAGGAGGTCGGCTTTGAGCTGTATCAATCGATGCTGGAGGAGGCGATCGTCAACCTCAAGGCCGGCGTCTCCGAGCCTGCCGCCGACCGCTGGTCGCCGTCGATCACCATCGGCATGCCGGTGCTCATTCCGGAGGACTATGTCGGCGATCTCTCGGTGCGGCTGTCGCTGTATCGGCGCCTCGCCGATCTCGACACCGAGGAGGAGATCGAGAACTTCGGCGCCGAGATGCGCGACCGCTTCGGCGTGCTGCCCGACGAGGTGCGCTACCTGTTCAAGGTCGCCGCAATCAAGGCGTTCTGCCGCCGGGCCAATGTCGGGAAGATCGACGCCGGCCCGAAGGGCGCGGTCATCGCCTTCCGCGACAATTCCTTTGCTCATCCCGAACGCCTGGTGTCGTTCATCAAGAGCCATGGCCAGGCCGCAAAAGTACGGCCCGACATGAAGGTCGTATTTTTACAGGACTGGGAGACGCCGGAAGAGCGTCTCGCCGGAACCACCGAGATCATGCGGCAGCTGGCGCAGCTTGCCGAGAGCAAGAAGGCGGCGTAG
- a CDS encoding FAD assembly factor SdhE — translation MTGTTRSSNGLDDRRKRLLFRCWHRGTREMDLILGRFADAEIGNLSELELTELEALLEANDPDLYAAITGDKVLPPDVTGALFARIKAFPITDGDL, via the coding sequence ATGACGGGAACGACACGATCGAGCAACGGGCTGGACGACCGCCGCAAGCGGCTGCTGTTCCGCTGCTGGCACCGCGGCACGCGCGAGATGGATTTGATCCTCGGCCGGTTCGCGGATGCCGAGATCGGCAATCTGTCCGAGCTTGAATTGACCGAACTCGAGGCCCTGCTCGAGGCCAACGATCCCGATCTCTATGCTGCCATCACCGGCGACAAGGTGCTGCCACCTGATGTCACCGGCGCGCTGTTTGCCCGCATCAAGGCGTTTCCGATTACGGACGGCGATCTATGA
- a CDS encoding AMP-binding protein, whose product MNQTAVSPTLDTLFQRTLMRQPHAPALLDPINKARVTGHEPRRMTYAEADTAIEALSAHFVEAGLPANSVIAIQLPNTVEFVLTVLAAHRAGLVVAVLPLLWRHAELTAALNRTAARAIVTMSKVDGVSYADLAMHAAAEAFSIRYVCGFGGDLPEGMASLDDVLARPAGTARAVIQDGRKAAMISFDVTAEGFRPVPRPHFSLIAGGLAMSLEADIRQGATLMAAFTPMSFAGLASSLAVWLLSGGALALHHPFENDVLEQQINEHECEVLIAPAPLALRLGDSGLAARMPSLRNVIGLWRAPEQVATSEAWTAPHAPLTDVYLFGEAGLFGARRGEDGMPVPVMPGPHGAPREQSGSSIAGEILLTPKGTLGLRGAMVPIAAYAPPQPVGDTLIAQPPRDYVDTGYAARLDRPSGAICITAPPSGIMAVGGYRFLSNDLQEWARRLGQGALLTALPDRLSGHRLAGRAQDNARAREALSELGLNPLMVEAFRDRSGPV is encoded by the coding sequence GTGAACCAGACAGCCGTATCGCCGACGCTCGACACGCTGTTTCAGCGCACGCTGATGCGGCAGCCGCACGCGCCCGCTTTGCTCGATCCCATCAACAAGGCCCGCGTCACCGGCCACGAGCCTCGGCGGATGACCTATGCCGAGGCCGATACCGCGATCGAGGCGCTGTCGGCGCATTTCGTCGAAGCGGGCCTGCCGGCCAATTCCGTCATCGCGATCCAGCTCCCCAACACGGTCGAGTTCGTGCTGACCGTGCTCGCCGCCCATCGCGCCGGCCTCGTCGTCGCCGTGCTGCCGCTGCTGTGGCGGCATGCGGAACTGACCGCTGCGCTGAACCGCACCGCGGCGCGCGCCATCGTCACCATGAGCAAGGTCGACGGCGTCAGCTACGCCGACCTTGCGATGCATGCGGCCGCAGAGGCCTTCTCGATCCGTTACGTCTGCGGTTTCGGAGGCGACCTGCCCGAGGGCATGGCCTCGCTCGACGACGTGCTGGCCCGTCCGGCCGGCACCGCACGCGCCGTGATCCAGGACGGCCGCAAAGCCGCGATGATCTCCTTCGACGTCACGGCGGAAGGCTTTCGTCCGGTGCCGCGGCCGCATTTCAGCCTGATCGCCGGCGGCCTCGCGATGTCGCTGGAAGCCGACATCAGGCAGGGCGCGACCCTGATGGCGGCGTTCACGCCGATGTCGTTCGCGGGTCTCGCCTCCTCGCTCGCGGTGTGGCTGCTGTCCGGCGGCGCGCTGGCGCTGCATCATCCGTTCGAGAACGACGTGCTGGAGCAGCAGATCAACGAGCACGAATGCGAGGTGCTGATCGCCCCCGCGCCGCTCGCACTGCGGCTCGGCGATTCCGGCCTCGCGGCGCGGATGCCGAGCTTGCGCAATGTCATCGGGCTCTGGCGCGCGCCCGAGCAGGTCGCCACAAGCGAGGCTTGGACCGCGCCGCATGCGCCGCTGACGGACGTCTATCTGTTCGGCGAGGCCGGCCTGTTCGGCGCCCGCCGCGGCGAGGACGGCATGCCTGTGCCCGTCATGCCAGGACCACACGGCGCTCCGCGCGAGCAGTCGGGGTCCTCCATCGCCGGCGAGATCCTGCTGACGCCGAAAGGCACGCTCGGCCTGCGCGGCGCCATGGTGCCGATTGCGGCATACGCGCCGCCGCAGCCGGTCGGCGACACCCTGATCGCGCAGCCGCCACGCGACTATGTCGACACCGGCTATGCCGCGCGGCTCGACCGTCCGAGCGGCGCGATCTGCATCACCGCCCCGCCCTCCGGCATCATGGCCGTCGGCGGCTACCGTTTCCTCTCCAACGACCTCCAGGAATGGGCGCGCCGGCTCGGCCAGGGCGCCCTGCTCACCGCACTGCCCGACCGGCTCTCGGGTCACCGGCTGGCAGGCCGGGCTCAGGACAATGCCCGCGCCCGCGAGGCGCTCAGCGAGCTCGGGCTTAACCCCCTGATGGTCGAGGCTTTTCGCGACCGCTCCGGGCCGGTCTAG